The Anas acuta chromosome 9, bAnaAcu1.1, whole genome shotgun sequence sequence GTCAGAGATCTGTGTAGCTAAATACATCAGGTACCAACAGAAGCATCCCCCCGGACAATACATGCGTTTTGGTAAGGCAGCTGTGGCATTTCTTCCAAACACCTCAACCTCTACACGCACCCGGACCAAGGGTAAAAGCAGGGTAGGTCATGGGGCTGCCCAGCAGTACTACAAGCGAGCCACCGAATTTAAACACCCGTCAGAAACATTAGAAATCAGAGCCGTGACAGACCTGTCACACAACCTGCTTCCTCGCCCCGTTTGTAACATAACGAGAAACCTGCGGTGTTTGCGTACAgagactgcaggagctgcctctcACGTGGTTTAAGTGGTCAGAGGTTAATATCAGCAAAGATGCAAGTTTTCTCTGGCAATATAATATGTTAACAAAATAACCAACTTCCAGTGAGATTAAACCTATTTTCTAGACCAGACAGGGACCTCGGAGCTGCAAAACATCCTTAGCACAGGGAAAAGGGCAGTGAGTTCAGGAGGGTTTATGCGTACACCAACAACTCCCACATTAGGCAAACAATTCTCCTACGTTTTTATTTCCAGTATCAGGCACTCGATATAATGTCCATAAACATCTCTCAGGCTGTGTTAGTGTCAAATGCACTGCTTATCCCTGAGTCTGCAAGCAGAGCTGATTAATACCCATTTATCTGACTGATGTACACATTCACATCTAACTATTGGTTTCTTCAGCAGTTGTTAAATTTTGCCTGATGTGCACAGCACACTGATATAGGAAGGAGActgtgccagccccagccacaagcaagggagctgcagcagcagcttgggtTGCCATTCCCAATTGCTGTTCCCCCAAGTGACCGCTCTCAGCGCCAGGTCTCTGTACGGGACTGCACACCACTTTCCAGGGAAACTTGTAGCTCATGCACGTCCAAAATTCCAGCTCtgcaggatttttgtttttcttttttttttttttttttctttttgtacactCCCCAGTCTTGGCCAGTTGAAAAGTGCACCCACTCCGGTGGCAGTGTTCACTGAAACAGGATTTCAGCTATTAATTAGTTAATCCACGTGAAGTCTGTAGCTATATCTGTATTCCTAAGTGTGCTAACTCAGTGTGAAGACAATTCACTCTTTCTTCATTTGCAAAAGGTATCTTACACAAAGCATAATGCACAGCAAGCTACTTTGGGACTTAAGCCTTGACAACAAAGCCGAATCCCTGTGAACGGTGATTTGAGCTACAAAAGAAGAGCACTAAGGTAAGAAGCAACAGTATTTCCATATGCACCTGTAATTTGCCAAATTTTAATAATGTGTTTTGTAGTGCAAGAAAAAgtaatattgttttgttttgtttctgaattatGAACCCAGACAGGAATTCACTTCTCAGAGTAAGATGCTCTTTTGGATTCTCAGCCCGCATTACCATTACACAGCCTGATttgcaaaagatatttttggaaaaaaatcagattctgTTGCCTCAACGCAGGCAAAAATAGAACCCCAACCACCAGTCACTTTTGGAAATTCAGGTCATCGATCTAACTTCCAGTGATGCGTGCTTCGGTACCCACTGCTGGTGGCTCCCTTTTTATCATTTGTCTTTGTGGTACATTTCTAGTGAGGGTACAGGACAGTAACTGCATCCCTTTTTGCATGACAAAGGAACACAAAAGTGGCTCTGTATGCAGGCCTTTTGACCAATCCAACTAGATAATCAAGGTTTTTATTCCTGCCATGCATTTACAAAACGCTCAAGTGTTTTTCTGTCAAGCCTGACTCTCATGAGATGATATCTGCTGGTAGGTAAATTAACACTGTGTGATTACTTGCTACCTGTGGGCTAGTGATGCTGAAAGGAATATAATTTCTTCCCTGTGGTCACAGCGTTTATCAGAGACACCTTAAAATGagagagcagaaataaaaagtccTACGCTTTAGCACCGATGGTGCTCGGTGCGTGTTAAGAACATAATGGTGCTTTAAAAAATTGAATTGGAAATCGAAAGAAGTTGCAATGCGGTGGTGACCGTGCTAGGACATCCCCTTACATCTGAAGGGGCAGAAGCTCCACTTTGCCCCTGAGGCTGTGTCACATCGAGCCTTACACCCTGCAGTGAGCCTGTGAGCACTCAGCTGAGAAATCCCAGGTACGACAGAGAGGAGCATTTCCCAGGACTGAACTGCTGAACACCGTGTGTCAGCCACCCAGCTGCAGTGCCGGTGAGCTGAACTCTGCCCTTGTacccgctctgctctgccccctCGGACTGGCACCACCGCTGCCCAGCAGCACACTGCAGATCACCATCAGCGTAGCATTTAAGCTGACCTCCCAGTCCGGAGTCCTGCGTGCTTCCCGTCCGCTGCAGGAACAGAGGGCTACCACGAGACAAAATTTCAGATCTATTGGCACGACTGGAAACTACAGCGATCTCTCAGAATTCATGCAGCCCGTGCACTCGCAGAGGTCAAACAATTCCTGGGAAAGCTTCAGGTCTTCATTTACTTTCCTGGTGCTCCCATGtactggctgcagcagctcctgccacagGCCGTGCAACTCAGTtacatagcaaaaaaaaaaaaaaaaaaaaagagtacaagaaaaaacaaaacaaaccagctTGTATTTCCCATGGCTTTCCCCCATGGTGCTGTGGCATACCCTGCCTTCTCTGCTTTCCCCCCGCGTGCCCCAGAGCACTGTTTTTCTGCTAGATGTGTGGATGGCGTAACTGATGCATACCCCTCCAGCTGCGTATCTCCACGTACTTCTTGAACGACCAGAAAAGTGTTCTGCCTAAAATaattacaacaacaaaacaccaccagtGACAcggtttttctcttttctgtattttacttttttttttttttttttcaaactgaaacTTGAGCAAAGTTTGGCTTTGGACAAGCGATCTGTACACTCAGAGGAACCCAAAATACAAACATAATACTGGGATTCGAGAGATGTACAcaatgcatgatttttttttctgactggtACTGTGATGTGGATCCAGACAAACACTCCTGAAACCAGTGGAGTTTCCCAAAATTTGCATAAGTACAGAGAAGGATTTGGCATGTGGTCAGACTGTCCATTTTAATTTggctctgaaatattttgaaatgtatggGTAGGAACCTGATACGTAATATGACTGTTCAATTGTAAATAAGCCTGAAAATCCTGTTTAGGCCTGTGATCTTCAACTTTTTGTAATGTGCAAACCTCTAAACAATGTAAAGTTGACCCTCGCATAAGAAATTTAAGGTTCTGGTGATTGATTTGCTTTTCTTACTTACCTTTTGCAGATCTTTTAGAAGTAGTCCACggatcccagctgaaaccagtgGTTTAGACAAAATGGCAAATActgtttacagagaaaaaaggcaaaaatggagCTATgatatggaaagaaaagagaaagatggaGTATCGATTTCTTACTGTAAGCAGTATTTAAGGGCCCAGCTACGTAACAGCTCCTGTTGTGACTGCAGCTCCTGTAAACACGGCCGGGTCGGCGTGAGCCCGCTCGGACACCTCTGGCAGCACGTCCATCGCACCCGGAGGGCCCCCAGGAGTCAGGCAGAGCAGGAACGAGCTCCAGCTGAGCTCCCCGAGCcctgccaggcagctgcagcGTGTTTGCAGGAGATGGAGTTAGAGCAGGCCAGCCTGAGCTGCTGGACGCGGGCTCACCTGACTGCGCACAGAGGCCGGCACACACGCTGCGTTTGCAGAAGCACGAGCAGGTAAATCGTAACTTGGTGCATATGATGTACACACGTACATATTcgagagatttatttttcttagaaaacatCGCCGCTGTTTATGTCCATtgatttacatatatttattcttaCTACAGTATCATTTATAATAATACTTTCACTTCTATAGCACCTCCTCTTCAAGGTTCTCCAATTGCGTAaaaactttaataaataaagcctCACATCTTGCCTGTGAGGTAGGTCAACGCTATTATCAAACTTTACAGATGCATTAACTGAAAACAGAGAGGTTAAGGCCAAAATTTTCAAATGCTTGTACCTGAAGTCAACCATCTAAATTCTCATTTAGATGCTTAAATAAAAGTCTCGTTGTTTTCTTTGGTGCAGAACATCCACAACTACTGCTGAAGTCAACAGGGGCTAATAGTCAGGCCTGATTTTAGGAGGCGTACCTTTTACACAGCCACCAGACACCTCCAAGTCTGAAAACACCGGTCTAAATACACAACCCACGGTCAGAGCCAGAATTGATCCCAGTGATTTATCTCCTCAGggcctttttattattaaatataactTTAAAAGGCTGGTGTGGATCTGGTAAATAAACGTGACACAAAAATCATATACTATTTCCACAAACTATGTCCATCATAGCAAAGGCTGTATAAataccactttttcttttttttttttttttgagggggagaGGGGTCCACAGACTTGTGATAAGTAAGACTATGCACAGCACACATCACTTGTGCAGTCATAAAACACATCACACATCTTCACTTGCTGTCTTTACATGTCTACAGAGTAAATTCCTTTGCACTTGTGATAAATAGAAGTGGTCAAGTAAAGGTCTATTGAGAGGATACTTGTCAGAATTCATGCAGACAGCTTGCAAAATACACATACTAAAAGATCACTTTTGAAATTCTTGAATTGTTAAGCACGAAAATAATTACCTCATTCCAATACAGTACTGTGTAGAAACGTGGAATAAGCAGCAGCATCTTATTCCCCACGTAATAGATTATAACAActaattaagttaaaaaaattcAGGCACCAAATGAATTATCCTGCAACACAGAATAGTACCTATATAGAGTGCTCTCCTTAATATACTACAAAATCAGTTGTAtggcaatatttttcatttcatagtGCGAGCGTCTCCCTGCGCTTCCCATACATCTCTGGCGTGCCAACCGCACAAAGCAAGAGCATTTTCTACTGGCCTTCACAGCAACTCGTAATACAGAAGAGAAACTTTCCACGAGGGGAAAAAACACGGCCCCGTGACAGCCACCTGGGCGGAAGGTAAGGGCTGGGGACGcgccttctgctgctgcatcccACCTTTAGAGCGACGCCGAACGTCCGTGTTTTAATGTGGGTTTCTCTCGCTGTATCAAACCGAAATCAAGGGGCCAGTGGATTAAGGGAAACGTGGTTCTCTGCCACAGGAGCCTCCCAGCTCCGCGTTAGAGCTCCCTTACTTAAACCGTCTGCCGTAAACCGTTTCAAAGTGTGCAACGCAGCGCTTCAGCCTCCCACATTAAATGAGGACTTCAGGGAATTAAATAATAAAGCTTATTTTAAGCAACCAACAGAGGGCCCGGCGGCCTTCCAGTAAAATCCGAACGCGACCGTGCGCGGGGCGCCCGGGCTCAGCCTGGCCGAGCCCAAGCGCCCCTGGCCCGGCTCCCCCGGCCGCTTGGCAGCCCGGTGCGGGGAcaggcggcggcagcagcagccctgcagccgaGCATCTTCCAGCTGGGGGCAACAGGCAGCCGGCGGCGCTCCGGCCTGCGGGAGCCGGGCGGCTACGAGTCGGTCCTGCGGGCCGCCCCCCTGCCCCGCGGGGCGCCGTCGGACGCGGCCCCGGCGGCGTTGGCGGCCGCCGCCTCGGGCCGGTACTTGAGCCAGCAGATGAGCCAGGTGACGACGACGGAGAAGAGCGCCAGGATGCTGGCGACCGACAGGCAGATGGGGCCCACGGGCGACGGCGAggccgaggcggcggcggcgggctcGGAGCCGTACTGGTTGACGAAGATGAGGCCGGTGAAGAGCAGCACCACCATGGCGAGGAAGGAGACGACGACGCACACGCAGCCGGCGCTCAGCGCCGCCCGcttgcagctctggcagctctCGCAGCCGCCAACGCCGCCCGAGgagcgcggcccggcccggccgggggcggcgggcggcggggccggggcgggggccggggcggccGCCGGCTCCCGGGCGCGgtgcgggcggcggggcggcagcgggggCAGGCGGTCCTGGGGCAGCGGGTCGCGGGCCCGCAGCTGCGGCGGGCAGGCGGCGGCCAGCTTGGTGTTGACGGGCAGGCCGTGGACGCGGTGCTCGGGCAGCGCCGTGCGGTGGCGGCACAGCGGGCAGGCGAGGGAGCCCCcggcaccgccaccgccaccggcCCCGGcacccgcccgccccgccggtCCCTGctcggcggcggccgggggctgctgggcgGCCCGCAGGTGCAGCTGGCTCAGGCACTCCTGGCAGAAGGTGTGCAGGCACTCCAGCAGCTTGGGCGCCCGCCGCTCCAGGTCGAAGTAGTTGTAGCAGATCTTGCACTCGTAGTCCTCGTAGCTggggggggcggccgcccccccagccgccgccgccgccgccgcttcaTCCTCCTGCCGCccgccgcgcccgccgccgccgccgcccttcTTCTGCGCCGGCTCGGCCATAACATGTCGCCGGGGGGGCCCGGAGAGCCGCGGAATAGCGGGGGAGCCCccggcgggcgggcggcagccGCCGCCTCCTGGCCGCGCCCGCGGGCTGCGGAGAGCCCGGTGCGGGTGGGcgaggggcggggaggggcgggcggggccgcgccggggccgcgctgccgccgggggccgcgggggggcGGCCGGAGCGCGCTGcccgcccccggggccgcccccggctGCACCCTGCAGCAAAGGGTTTAATGGGGTCCAGGTACGCCGGCGGTGGTGCCGCTCCGGACTGCCTCGCCTTTGGTGTTCCGAGGTTTGTTATCGGAGCTGGATCTGCCTCCAGGTCAGCCGAAACCCCGCCTAGTGAGGGTAGGAAAGGCAGCACTGGGAAAGCTTCCTGGAACTCAGGCGTGGAAAACACACAGGGTAAATGGCAAAGCTGAgtgtaactgaaaaataaaaatgctggagGTGAAATTAGGATgagctttactttttttttttttttttgataaaactTAAGAATGAGAAAAACTAGTTTTTTTTGTCACAGGAACTAACTCCATCACACCCAAGCAAGGTTATCGTGTGGCACAAGGTCCTAGAGAAGACTTAATGGAAAGTGGAAGCAGGATGGAGAATTGTGACAGAATTGCCCCCGTCCCAGCTACCGCTGTTGCCTGCAGAAGGATGCAGCTCATATTTACCCGTTTGGATGGCCAGTGGTTCCTGTGCTGCCTGGCCTGACCCTATGGCACAACCAAATGCCATCCcgttttctgttattttttctgctggACCAGCTCCGCAGAGCGGGTTGCTGCTGCCTGATTGCACAAGGTCTGCAGCCAGTGCAAGGAGAAACACTGGTGGCTGTGGTCAGGAGAGGAAACGAGGCTGGGACCACAGCGGCTGTGATTTATGTACCCTTACCTCACTGTGGAACAAAACCACTAATGATTTCAGCCCTCCCATCAGCCCAGCACCGTGCCACCTGCGTATTGGGACAGCACGGTCCGGAGCAAGGCTTCTGTGCGAGCTGCCTGCCCGCATCTGCCAGCAGCCTTCCTGGTGAGGGCGCGCAGCTTTGGTGGGCAGGCTGCTGATGCCACAGACGTGGGCTCCATCAcctgtgtccccagggtgcctgGCCTCCATCCGGCTGGATTCTTCCCTTGTCCAGGCCCGTCGTTCTCTCCAGGTGGAGGAACTGGACAACAAGTACGGGTAAATGTTTCCATAGGCCTTTCATTAAGACCTTTCCGGTCTTGTGGGCCGGAATCAAagagagcagaaatgtctccagATTTTGGAAGAGTTACTGCAGTTCTCAAGGTCCAGATGTACTCTCTCTTTTAGTTGCTTAAATTGCAATTAGCATGTGTCTTCTGGACTGTCAGCTTGGAGGGCCCGTTCTTTAATGGAAAAGTTGTATTGgttattgtaaaaaaaaaaactgaactgCAGCTGAGCCGATTCTGAGGGCTGACTTTTGGCTGAACCAGTTTCTGCGCCTTTGGATGTTATTCAGCAGAGGTTGTGTTATGAGTTCTGAGCAGAAGTGGCAAACAAGCCttatgaaatacacatttttccaCTTAAAATCATCATCCCGCAGCTGGTAAGAATTgattttttagcattttaaatattgtgcCTGATTTACCCAGTGCAGCATGCCAGTTCTGTGCCGGTGTAAGCCTTGATCCCAGAGGAGTTGTAGCAGTGAGAAGTGAACTCACTGATGAGCCAAGCCCCAGATGTCGCAGAAGGATCCTCACGTTGGTCACAAGGAGCGTCCTGGCATGCATCTCTCGCTTAGCAATAGAGCTTTGTTTAGCTGTTTTAATTCTTCAGAATTTCTGTGTTACTGTACAACAAGTACGTTTAATGAAACTTGAcatcttgctttttatttgtaggTAGGAAGGACGTTACCTCTGATGCATTCATAAGACAGGAGTGGATCGGATGCCAGCCCACTCAAGGTAAAAATGCTGCAAATCCCTTTTTGATGCCCATGTTTTCCATACATTTCAACAATGAAGTGGCTTGTATAGGACTGATGCAAAGATCACTGAAGTCGCACGGCTCTTTGTTAAGTCCTTGTGGTTTAATTTGGCATCGTGGTTGACAACAGAAGCTTTTTGCCAATATTTTAAGATCAAGAGTGTTTTACTTTTATAAAAGTCTGCTTATTGTATGAGTTTCTAGAGTGCATTATGTAACTAAGGCTAGAGCACGTTTGGTAAATATTTAGAAGAGAACCGTCTTGCTTTTCATCCTTGTGCTCAAATTCATTTACCCAGgtttcctcctccagccccattTCCACTCACCTCTCAGGGGCAGCAAAAGCTGCACATTACATTTATACCCTCAAACTGGATTGTGGGATGCTGCAACATCATCTTCTGATTTCTTCAcgttaacattttatttcatataatgtatttctgaataatttataattaaagtgcttttttttaccttttctgtcCTGGAACTACTTGAGCAGCTATTGCATGCGTGGTTTATTGCATTCAGTACAGAAGGGAATGTTAATTTCCAATAGTATTTGTGTGCCATTTTGGGGAgctgagaaaggaaagagaaaggattaTGGTTATGAGCAATTCCACATCAGAGCAACGTGTGTTGTTCTCTTAATGCATACGGTATGAATGATACAGAGGTAAATGGATGCGCAGGTACCATATTTGACACCCCTCTCCTCTCCAAAACCCTCTTTGTTGTGTTGTAGTTGCTAAATAGGGTCCTGTGTTGGTTGCCTCAAGCAACGAGGAATGTGTGAAAGATGCCAGATTTTCTAAAAGTGAAGCTGCCTCTTCTTGCAAAGTGAGAAAGGCCAGGAGCTGACATTGTGTCTCCTTTGCGAGCCCTGACAAAACTCTGGCGTGTTTGCAATAAAAGGGTGAGGGACGTGGGCTTCCAGCTGGGAACGAACACATCAGACACCATTTCTGACTATCCCCACCCGTATGTTTTCCACAtccctgtgttttctgtgtgtcaCAAACAGGCCACTGCATGGTGAGGATTGATTAAGACAAGATgaagaagcatttaaaagtaGGGGGGGTATGTCCATCAGTGCAATATCCTTCTCAAGTAGCCCAGGTTGAACGGCAGCAAGGATCATCACTAAACTGGGAGACTAGAGGAGACTGGGCATTTGGGGCTGAGGCACATCATGCCTCACCTAGCACCCTGGGGCTTGTG is a genomic window containing:
- the RNF228 gene encoding RING finger protein 228 — translated: MAEPAQKKGGGGGGRGGRQEDEAAAAAAAGGAAAPPSYEDYECKICYNYFDLERRAPKLLECLHTFCQECLSQLHLRAAQQPPAAAEQGPAGRAGAGAGGGGGAGGSLACPLCRHRTALPEHRVHGLPVNTKLAAACPPQLRARDPLPQDRLPPLPPRRPHRAREPAAAPAPAPAPPPAAPGRAGPRSSGGVGGCESCQSCKRAALSAGCVCVVVSFLAMVVLLFTGLIFVNQYGSEPAAAASASPSPVGPICLSVASILALFSVVVTWLICWLKYRPEAAAANAAGAASDGAPRGRGAARRTDS